Proteins encoded together in one Quercus lobata isolate SW786 chromosome 3, ValleyOak3.0 Primary Assembly, whole genome shotgun sequence window:
- the LOC115980419 gene encoding protein ACCELERATED CELL DEATH 6-like, producing MEEGRQYRMNPEVFRAASSGDSSFFENLEESMSSTLLQVTFENNTVLHVALQFKKFDAAKNIVNLSPRLVYEKNSKGNTPLHVAAMVGDTSLVTLLIKHANELDVETGGRQLLSMANLDGDTILHVAVRYGNFEVVRELINENDPAELAMQVNKAGESALFLVVDSQDYDIATHILRNAPNCSYAGRHGMNVLHALVIHTSSYSNTRDFLPKYLKCREQDGLKGGGRVLVAVIWVFRKLFCKPLPEFRTRRPEFNNHIELERVTEDLTKDWSPIWYFYIFLGFVKKVVEKWPSAIEEGDDSGWTPLHIAAHLGNEKFVKLLLENGNSPAYVRNTEGLSALHVAAKEDQYSVIKELMEACPDMYELLDNKGQNALHAAAESGGWAAFLFFRKKPEFEGLINQQDEEGNTPTNLAAINGHIYTKFELGEGRRVALNATNREGFTTMDNILLRKKLGSWPTTKVWSEGARPSLRGVLLKMGIRKLDPRKKSEMAGDDKDNGNGKGMSQSDFEKGVSKTNMLVATLIATVTFTAAFTVPGGFNQNGKVGEGLAVLRNKLAFRVFLIANTLAFGLSTTSLLVQFMASILLTNEVSFHGQMGRRAPLFTSWSIGALLVTFTAGTYTVVPQSFGTTAAVILSCCFLYCIFLPLSIKTGNEKSLIRKVVSRWFRRFILFFLYKCCS from the exons ATGGAAGAAGGAAGGCAATACAGAATGAATCCTGAAGTGTTCCGAGCTGCTTCCTCCGGTGATTCAagtttctttgaaaatttggaagaaTCCATGAGTAGTACCCTTCTCCAAGTGACATTCGAGAATAACACTGTTCTTCATGTTGCTCtgcaattcaaaaaatttgatgcTGCAAAAAACATAGTCAATTTAAGTCCAAGACTTGTGTATGAAAAAAACTCCAAAGGCAATACTCCGCTACATGTTGCTGCGATGGTAGGAGATACTTCATTGGTGACGCTCCTAATAAAACATGCCAATGAGCTGGATGTTGAAACAGGTGGACGACAGCTTCTGAGCATGGCGAATCTTGATGGGGATACTATCTTGCACGTTGCTGTGCGATATGGTAACTTTGAGGTTGTGAGAGAACTAATTAATGAGAATGATCCAGCAGAACTGGCTATGCAGGTAAACAAGGCTGGGGAATCCGCACTGTTCCTCGTTGTGGATAGTCAAGACTACGACATCGCTACTCATATCCTAAGAAATGCTCCAAACTGCTCCTACGCTGGAAGGCACGGCATGAATGTCTTACATGCACTTGTCATTCATACTAGTAGTT ATAGTAACACCCGAGATTTTCTCCCCAAATATCTAAAATGTCGGGAACAAGATGGACTGAAAGGAGGAGGACGTGTCCTTGTAGCTGTCATATGGGTCTTCCGTAAGCTATTTTGCAAACCTCTTCCGGAATTCCGTACGCGTCGTCCGGAATTTAACAATCACATAGA GTTAGAGAGGGTGACGGAGGATTTGACGAAGGATTGGAGTC CAATATGGTATTTCTATATCTTCTtaggttttgtaaaaaaagTGGTGGAAAAATGGCCATCTGCAATTGAAGAAGGCGATGACTCAGGATGGACTCCTCTACACATTGCCGCACATTTGGGTAATGAGAAATTTGTCAAGCTGCTTTTGGAAAATGGAAATTCCCCTGCATATGTAAGGAACACAGAAGGTTTATCCGCTCTTCACGTTGCGGCCAAGGAAGACCAGTATAGTGTAATCAAAGAACTCATGGAAGCATGTCCAGATATGTACGAATTGTTGGACAACAAGGGTCAGAATGCTCTTCATGCTGCTGCAGAAAGTGGAGGATGGgctgcatttttgttttttcggAAGAAGCCAGAGTTTGAGGGCCTCATCAATCAGCAGGACGAAGAAGGAAACACGCCTACAAATTTAGCGGCCATCAATGGGCATATCTATACGAAATTTGAATTGGGAGAAGGTAGACGTGTTGCTTTAAATGCTACGAACAGGGAGGGGTTCACCACAATGGACAATATTTTGTTAAGAAAGAAGTTAGGCTCCTGGCCAACG ACCAAAGTGTGGAGTGAAGGCGCTCGACCAAGTCTGAGGGGAGTACTCTTAAAAATGGGCATTCGGAAATTGGACCCTAGAAAGAAATCAGAAATGGCAGGCGATGACAAGGACAATGGCAATGGCAAGGGAATGTCCCAATCAGATTTTGAGAAGGGAGTGAGTAAGACCAATATGTTGGTGGCCACACTCATTGCAACTGTGACCTTCACGGCAGCTTTCACGGTGCCTGGTGGATTTAATCAAAACGGAAAAGTGGGTGAGGGCTTGGCAGTATTACGCAATAAACTTGCTTTCCGTGTATTTCTGATTGCTAATACCTTAGCTTTTGGTCTTTCCACCACCTCTCTATTGGTCCAATTTATGGCTTCAATATTATTGACTAATGAAGTCTCCTTTCACGGACAAATGGGGAGACGCGCCCCTCTTTTCACAAGTTGGTCTATTGGAGCATTACTGGTAACTTTTACTGCAGGCACCTATACAGTAGTGCCACAATCTTTTGGGACTACTGCAGCTGTTATTCTTTCTTGTTGCTTCCTATATTGcatatttttacctttatcaaTAAAAACTGGAAATGAAAAGTCTTTAATAAGAAAAGTTGTGTCTCGGTGGTTCCGaaggtttattttattttttttgtataagtgTTGTTCGTAA